From one Plasmodium yoelii strain 17X genome assembly, chromosome: 12 genomic stretch:
- a CDS encoding PIR protein: protein MDKNLCSNFTYVTTNLKYDSNNKKYQFKEDTHFKKYCTGGKCDGDLDKINAGCLYLFNAFFGSSDLFNSVAKGNINIVDYIILWLNYMLSLKENQAKNSLNHFYTTFINNEGYKNTINYIEGYNNYKGLIDKNHNLKNTDMDSNIISELYDAFKLLCEMYSEFDGSTSNCTKYSGKADNFVEKYNKLNKNSNNTDDSSYKQILCTLSSDYDNLKNKCRSFRSLPEITKKCSAQMSGVTSSSSSIANKLFIVLSIFGAIGIFLGISYKYSLFGFRKRFKKQQIREKIKNIKKKINQ from the exons ATGGATAAAAAtctg tGTAGTAACTTCACTTATGTAACGAcgaatttaaaatatgattcgaataataaaaaatatcaatttaAAGAAGATACACATTTCAAAAAGTATTGTACTGGTGGTAAGTGTGATGGTGatctcgataaaattaatgctggatgtttatatttgtttaatgCCTTTTTTGGGAGTTCTGATTTGTTTAATTCTGTTGCAAAAGGTAacatcaatattgttgattACATTATCTTATGGTTAAATTATATGTTAAGCCTAAAGGAAAATCAAGCAAAAAACAGTctaaatcatttttatactacatttataaataatgaagggtataaaaatactataaattatattgaggggtataataattataagggtcttatagataaaaatcACAATTTGAAGAATACGGATATGGATAGTAATATTATATCTGaattatatgatgcatttaaattattatgtgaaaTGTACTCTGAATTTGATGGAAGCACGTCAAATTGCACAAAATATTCAGGAAAAGCTGATAATTTTgtcgaaaaatataataaactaaataaaaattctaaTAATACTGATGATAGTTCATACAAACAAATATTGTGCACTTTATCAagtgattatgataatttaaaaaataaatgtcgAAGTTTTAGATCCCTTCCAGagataacaaaaaaatgttcTGCACAAATGTCTGGAgttacatcatcaagttcgtcgatagcaaacaaattatttatagttttatctatatttggtgcaataggaatttttttgggaatttcttataag tattcgttatttggatttcggaaacgatttaaaaaacaacaaataagagaaaaaataaaaaatataaagaagaaaataaatcaataa
- a CDS encoding PIR protein, whose amino-acid sequence MSYKECDAINEIDKYFDDNTKNPEEYDVNILHMYCPGNKCSSDEEEIVAGFIMLLNMIGEEGIDGEKLVEYAILWLSYKLNQKTQNGTTTLNEFYTNRVVKNNKYEENISTNNNINKDVIENKIKSMNMNIKDVSNFYDAFKSLCNMCSEISAEENTECKKCLENAGEFFEKCEKLKNALDITKESSYSQLWLSLSKDYKNFEGNYNSIWCDNVPSVVACPRSSVTKNTLIAIAIIFVAASILLGVSYKYSLFGFRKRFQKQKLRENLKK is encoded by the exons atgtctTATAAAGAG tGTGATGCAATTAATGAGattgataaatattttgatgaTAATACGAAAAACCCGGAAGAATATGATGtgaatatattacatatgtATTGCCCTGGCAATAAATGTAGTAGTGATGAAGAAGAAATTGTCGCTGGTTTTATAATGTTACTAAATATGATTGGTGAAGAAGGTATAGATGGTGAAAAACTTGTTGAATAcgctattttatggttaagttataaactaaatcaaaaaacGCAAAATGGAACTACCACATTAAACGAGTTTTATACTAATCGTgtagtaaaaaataataaatatgaggaaaatatatctactaataataatattaataaggatgttatagaaaataaaataaaatcgatgaatatgaatattaaagatgtatctaatttttatgatgcatttaaatcattatgtaacatgtGTAGTGAAATTAGTGCAGAAGAAAATACTGAATGCAAGAAATGTTTAGAAAATGCTGgagaattttttgaaaaatgtgaaaaacttaaaaatgcTTTAGATATTACTAAAGAATCTTCTTATTCTCAACTATGGTTAAGTTTATCAaaagattataaaaattttgaaggTAATTATAATAGTATTTGGTGTGATAATGTCCCATCAGTTGTAGCTTGTCCACGAAGTTcagtaacaaaaaatacactaattgcaattgcaattatatttgttgcagcatcaattttattgggagtttcttataag tattcgttatttggatttcggaaacgatttcaaaaacaaaaattaagagaaaatctaaaaaaataa
- a CDS encoding PIR protein: MNKEVCKKFQDVRTSLSDELEGNGIPEFNDDSFLNKYCYFGKCNSDFDRINAGCLYLLEAFFKDSSVFESIAKNNINVVEYILIWLSYMLNLNKSEGHDNIRDFYNFKINSHDEYKNVINGVRHYENYKGLIDTKNYLSMDINIISKFYDPFKSLCKLYNELDDDNKNCKKCSNKAKEFVEKYKGLNEDSDINEKSPYDQLLSTLSTDYDNLKNKCKDVQNSKFPALTEINTLQDAGETTEQTGGTEKTGGTEQTVQKSDATSSSSSIVSKLIPVLSIFGAISIFWGISYKYSLFGFRKRTQKQHLREKLKK; this comes from the exons atgaataaggaagtg tgtAAAAAGTTCCAGGATGTAAGGACCTCACTTTCCGATGAATTGGAAGGTAATGGAATCCCTGAATTTAATGATGATAGTTttttaaataagtattgTTATTTTGGTAAATGTAATAGTGATTTCGATAGAATaaatgctggatgtttatatttgttggaGGCATTCTTTAAGGATTCTTCTGTGTTTGAGTCTATTGCAAAAAATAACATCAATGTTGTTGAATACattttgatatggttaagttatatgttaaacctgaACAAAAGTGAAGGACACGACAATATAAgagatttttataattttaaaataaatagtcATGATgagtataaaaatgtaataaatgGTGTTAGACATTATGAGAATTATAAGGGTCTTATagatacaaaaaattatttaagtatggatattaatattatatctaaattttatgatccatttaaatcattatgtaaattGTATAATGAACTTGATGATGACAATAAAAATTGCAAAAAATGTTCGAATAAAGCTAAAgaatttgttgaaaaatataaaggacTTAATGAAGATTCTGATATTAATGAAAAGAGTCCATATGATCAACtattgtctacattatcaactgattatgataatttaaaaaataaatgtaaagaTGTTCAAAATAGCAAATTTCCAGCCCTTACAGAGATAAATACATTACAAGATGCTGGAGAAACTACTGAACAAACTGGGGGAACTGAAAAAACTGGAGGAACTGAACAAACTGTACAAAAGTCTGATGctacatcatcaagttcgtcgatagtaagcaaattaattccagttttatcgatatttggtgcaatatcaattttttggggaatttcttataag tattcattatttggatttcggaaaagaactcaaaaacaacatttaagagaaaagctaaaaaaataa
- a CDS encoding PIR protein, giving the protein MNDTLCEKIDFLRKHLPDDLKKTTSIDIDDNSNFVKYCPENVSGDKICNTYLDKITAGFLWLLGECYSTVIDKSYKENNTNAFFLYMISWFSYKLNQITGNKFTKINDLYTNHVKNSGKYKTFITDAYRIGNLEEFMRERNDLLNIDIEDLSKFYDAFKLLCNIHGNFARNEHDTLSNNITSFIEKYTELNNNCNIEGTLHNQILSALSTDYNNLKNDHKDFPSIPEIETKFYAQTSRVTSLSSSTGNKLFLVLSIFGAIAFFLGISYKYSLFGFRKRAQKQYLREKIKNIKKKLNH; this is encoded by the exons ATGAATGACACTCTA TGTGAAAAAATTGATTTTTTGAGGAAGCATTTACCTGATGACTTGAAAAAAACTACATCAATTGATATTGATGATAATTCGAATTTCGTAAAATACTGCCCTGAAAACGTTTCAGGAGACAAAATATGTAATACTTATCTCGATAAAATTACGGCTGGATTTTTATGGTTACTTGGAGAATGTTATTCTACAGTAATAGATAAAagttataaagaaaataatactaatgcattttttttatatatgatttCATGGTTTAGTTACAAATTGAATCAAATAACAGGGAACAAATTCactaaaataaatgatttgTATACTAATCATGTAAAAAATAGTggtaaatataaaacatttatAACTGATGCATATAGAATTGGAAATCTTGAGGAATTCATGAGAGAACGAAATGATTTGCTGAATATTGACATTGAAGAtctgtctaaattttatgatgcattcaaattattatgtaatattCATGGTAATTTTGCAAGGAATGAACATGACACACTGTCAAATAATATTACTAGTTTTATTGAGAAATATACAGAGCTTAACAATAACTGTAATATTGAAGGTACCCTACATAATCAAATATTGTCTGCtttatcaactgattataataatttaaaaaatgatcaTAAAGATTTTCCATCCATTCCAGAGATAGAAACAAAATTTTATGCACAAACATCTAGAGTTACGTCATTAAGTTCGTCGAcaggaaataaattatttctagttttatcgatatttggtgcaatagcattttttttaggaatttcttataag tattcgttatttggatttcggaaacgagctcaaaaacaatatttaagagaaaaaataaaaaatataaagaagaaactgaatcattaa
- a CDS encoding PIR protein: MSYKVWESINTIDKYFDDDPKNAGEHNPMNMLKLYCPDSNCSSDEEEIVAGFIMLLNLIGEEKIDGEKLVEYAILWLSYKLNQKKENETIILKDFYTDHIEYNSCYNKHIAADSNSDDNINKGVIEKKIKSMNMYIKDISNFYDPFKSLCNMYSEINAENNTECKTCLENAGEFFEKYEKLKDSFEITKGDSYSQLWSNLSVDYKIFENEYNKFRCDNVSSVVACPRSSVTKNTLIAIAIIFVAASILLGVSYKYSLFGFRKRSQKQHLREMLKK, from the exons atgtctTATAAAGTg tGGGAATCAATTAATACGAtcgataaatattttgatgaTGATCCGAAAAACGCTGGAGAACATAATCCTATGAATATGTTAAAATTGTATTGCCCTGATAGTAACTGTAGTAGTGATGAAGAAGAGATTGTCGCTGGTTTTATAATGTTACTAAATCTGATTGGTGAGGAAAAAATAGATGGTGAAAAACTTGTTGAATAcgctattttatggttaagttataaactaaatcaaaaaaaagaaaatgaaacgATCATATTAAAAGATTTTTATACTGATCATATAGAATATAATAGTTGTTATAATAAGCATATAGCTGCTGATAGTAATAGtgatgataatattaataagggtgttatagaaaaaaaaataaaatcgatgaatatgtatattaaagatatatctaatttttatgatccatttaaatcattatgtaacatgtataGTGAAATTAATGCAGAAAATAATACTGAATGCAAGACATGTTTAGAAAATGCTGgagaattttttgaaaaatatgaaaaacttaAAGATTCTTTTGAAATTACTAAAGGAGATTCTTATTCTCAACTATGGTCTAATTTATCAGTagattataaaatttttgaaaatgaatataataaatttaggTGTGATAATGTCTCATCAGTTGTAGCTTGTCCACGAAGTTcagtaacaaaaaatacactaattgcaattgcaattatatttgttgcagcatcaattttattgggagtttcttataag tattcgttatttggatttcggaaacgatctcaaaaacaacatttaagagaaatgttaaaaaaataa